The Hymenobacter sp. DG01 sequence TCACGGTTCTGGAGCGCCGAGGACTACGCCAAGAACCCTGAGGCCGTGGAGCAGATAGATAAGGAGTACGTGCGCCAGTGGCTGATTGCCAACAAGCAGGACGGCCAATACCCCCGCGCCCTCACCCCCGAAGTTTCCGCTGAAGCCACCCGCCGCTACCTCGATATTTACGAGCGTATCACGGGGGCCCCGCTGCCCACCGCCAACGAAGCCACTGCCGGTGGCGATGTACAGGCCCGCCTAGTGAATAACCTAGTGCAGGCCGGTATCATGAAAAGCGCCTAAGCTATAGACACCGTAAGACAAAGCACATGGACGCTGCGAAACAGAAACAACTCGTGCAAGACTACATCGAAGCGTACAACCGCTTTGATGTAGATGGCATGCTACGCCATCTGCATGAGGAAGTAGTGTTCCGCAACGTTTCCAACGGCGAAGTAAACCTGACCCTGACCGGCAAGGAAAACTTCCGCCAGCAGGCTCAGCAAGCTTTGCAGTACTTCTCCCAGCGTGAACAGCGCGTCACGGATTGGCAAGTAGCCGACAACAGCGTGGAAGTCTTTCTAGACTATACCGCCGTTGCCGCTATCGACTTTCCGAATGGCTTAAAAGCCGGCGACTCACTACAGCTGCAGGGCAAATCAGTTTTTCAATTTGCCGACGACCTGATAGTTTCCATCGACGACATCAGCTAGGCCTGTATAGACCTGTACCATGGAAAAACTGCTGAGAGAATATGCGCTAAACGACGGGGAGATTATCTCGCTGAAGTTAAATGCGGCCTATGCTTTCAACAGTAAATCTATGCTGCGCCAAGCTTCTGTGGAGCTTCTAATTCGCAAAAGAGATGGAAGTGCATGGATGCCTTGCGTGCTGCAAATTGAGTTGGCTGAAATTCTGAGTCTGCGACTTGATGAAGATTTTGCTTCCTCTCGTTACTCGGATATTGTCTTTAAAAGAATTGAGGATGACCGGTGGTACCTATCCTTAGACCCATACGGTAACTCCGGCGAGCCTCACGAAGAAGATAACTTGGTGATAGTGGCCAAGTCAGTGAAAATAGATGAAGGAGTAACACAAGATAGATTTTAAGCATTTACAACCTTGGCAACTCCTAAAACCATAGTACTCCTCGGCGGCGGGGCCCGTGAACACGCCATGGCGTGGAAGCTGACCCGCGACGGCGCTACCGTGCACGTGCTGCCCGGCAACGCCGGCATCCCCAACAGCCACCCCAACATCAGCGCCACCGACTTCCCGGCCATTCAAAGCTTCTGCGAAGCCCACGGCGTGAAGCTCATTGTGGTAGGACCCGAGGCTCCGCTGGCGGCTGGCGTTACGGACTATTTCGCCGGTTCCGATATCCGGGTGTTCGGTCCGGGCCGGTCCGGCGCGACGCTGGAAAGCTCCAAGGTGTGGTCGAAGGACTTTATGCGGCGGCATGGGGTAGCAACCGCTATGTCGTGGCAGTACCGCAGCGACAAGTTGGAAGAGGCCCGCGCCAAAGCCATCGAGCTAGACGGGCAGGTAGTGGTGAAGTATGATGGTCTGGCCGCTGGCAAGGGCGTGTACGTGTGCTCCTCTATTGAAGAAGCTCAGGCCGCGCTGGACGACTTGCAGCAGCAGCACACCGGCTGGTTTAGCTTCCTGCTGGAAGAAAAACTGACCGGCCCTGAAATCAGCATTATTGGCGTGACGGATGGCAACCGGGTGCGGCTGCTGGCTCCTTCTCAGGACCACAAGCAGCTGTTAGCCGGCGACCAGGGCCCCAACACTGGTGGCATGGGCGCCTACTGCCCCGTTCCGTTCTGCGACGACAACGTGCTGGCCGCCATCCGCACCAGTATCGTGGACCCTACCCTACGTGGCCTGCAAAACGAGCAGTTCGATTTCAAGGGCTTCCTTTATTTCGGCATCATGCTCACCCCCCAGGGCCCCAAGCTGCTGGAATACAACGTCCGCCTCGGCGACCCCGAAGCCGAAGTGCTGCTACCCGCCCTGGAAAGCAGCTTGCTGGAGCTCATTGAGGCTACCCTCGACGGCACGCTTCAACAAACCGTGGTACGCCAGCGGCGGGGCTGCTATGTAGGGGTAGTGCTGGCCTCGGGCGGCTACCCCGCGGCGCAGTTCCCCACCGGTTTCCCCATCACGGGCCTCGACCAGCTGCACCCCAGCATCCTGGCCTTCCATGGCGCTACCAAACGCACCGAAGCCGGGGAACTGGTAACCAATGGCGGCCGGGTGCTGGTGCTCGTCGGCCATGGCGAGGAGCTGGAAGATGCCGTAGGCCACGTGTACCGGGAAGCGGAAAAAGTGAAATTCCAGGACGTGTACCTCCGCCCCGACATCGGCCAACGGCCGGAGCCAACGGAAATTTTCAGCCAGGTACGGTGAAGAAATTATCAACCCCACCCCAGCCCCTCCCCGGTAGGGAGAGGCTTAGTTTAGCTTCTGATTCGGCTGATTTGTCGGCTGGCACTCCTGCCTATGGGGGAGGGGCTGGGGGAAAGGTTGCCCGCCTCGCCATCCTGCTCTCCGGCCGGGGCTCCAACATGGTGGCCCTGGTAAACGCCGTGCAAGGCGGCGTGCTGCGTGGCCTGGCTGAAGTGGCGGTGGTGTTCAGCAACAAGCCCGATGCGCCCGGCCTGGAAACGGCCGCCGGGCTGGGCTGCCCCACGGCCAGCCTCAGCAGCCAGGGCCGCAAGCGGGAGGAATTCGATGCTGAGGTGGTAACGGCGCTAGGTCAGTTCCAGCCCGACTATGTGGTGCTGGCCGGCTACATGCGTATCCTGTCGCCTACGTTCATCCGGGCATTTGCAGGGCGCATTCTTAACATTCATCCCGCCGATACGCACCAGCACCAGGGCCTGCACGCCTACGAGTGGGCCTTTGAAAATCAGTTGGTTGAAACCAAAATAACGGTGCATCTGGTTGATGAGGGTCTGGACACGGGACCTATCCTGGCCCAGCACCCCGTGGATTTGCGCGGCGCCGACACTTTGGCAGAAGTGGAGCGCCGCGGCCTGGCCGTGGAGCACCGTCTCTACGCCGAAACGCTGGCCCGCCTCATCCGGGGCGAGCTACCCGTTGGATCTACTAAGACTGCTACTTCTGAGGCTCAGCGCGAATCGTTGCCTTTGTCGTCTGGCTCTCCCTCTCCCTCCAGAGAGGAGGCCGGGGGGTAAGGCGCCCCAGTACAACATCACCCCTTACCACCCACAGCGACCCGGCAACGGGCAACTGGCAACTGATAATTGAAATGTGCGGAATTGTAGGTTTTTACGGCCCCGATGATGTTGCCCACGACATCGTATTTGGCTTGACGGCGCTCCAGCACCGCGGCCAGGATGCGGCCGGCATAGCCACCTTCGACGACAACTTTCACCTCTGTAAAGGCAACGGTCTGATTTCCGATGTGTTCAAGCCCAAGCAGCTCAAGAAGCTGAAGGGCAACATCGGCATCGGCCATGCCCGCTACACCACTCAGGGCTCCGGCGACGCGGAGCTGGCGCAGCCGTTCACCACCAGCTACCCCTTCGGGCTGGCCATGGTGCACAATGGCAACGTCATCAACTTCCGCTCGGCCGCCAAGCGCCTGCATGAGAAGTACCACGTGCTGCCCAAAACCAGCAACGACCTGGAGCTGATCATGTACACCTTCGCCTCGGAGCTGCGCCTGAAAAACCTCGATGCGCTATCGGTGGTGGATATTTTTGATGCCGTAGAAACCACCCAGGAGCTGGTGAAGGGGGCCTACGCTACCATCACCGTTATTGCCGGGCACGGCCTGCTGGCCTTCAACGACCCGCTGGGCATCCGGCCGCTGGTGCTGGGCCGCCGCGACACCGAAAACGGCCCCATCTACGCCTTCGCCTCCGAAAGCACCTGCTTCGACTACCTCGGCTTTGAGTTCATCAAGAACGTAGGCCCTGGCCAGGCTATCTTCATTGACAAGGACTTCAAGGTGCACTACAAGAACCCCTACGCCCAGCCCAAGGCGTTCTGCGTGTTCGAGCACATCTACTTCGCCCGCGAAGACTCCACCATCCACGGTCGCCTGGTGGCCCGGGAACGGGTGCGGCTGGGTAAGATGCTGGCCAAAAAAGTAATCGAGTCGGGCATTCAGCCGGATATGGTTATTGACGTGCCTTCATCGGGGTACTTTGCGGCTTCGGGCCTGGCCGAGGCCATTGGTGTGCCTTACCGCCGGGCGCTGGTGAAAAACAACCACATGGGCCGCTCCTTCATCGTGAGCAGCCAGGCCGGCCGCGAGGACATCGTGAAAAAGAAGCTGAACCCCATCCGGGAGTTTGTGGATGGTAAGAAGATTGCCGTAGTCGATGATAGCATCGTGCGCGGCACCACGTCGCGGCGCATCGTGCGCATTCTGCGCGAGGCCGGTGCGGCTGAGGTGTACTTCATCAGCAGCGCCCCGCCCATCATCGCGCCCTGCATTTATGGCATTGATATGGCCATGAGCACCGAGCTGATTGCCGCCAACTACACCGAGGAGGAAATCTGCCGCTACATCGAGGCCGACAAGGTTATCTATCAGTCCATTGAGGACCTGCAGGAGTTGTTCTCAGAAGAAAAGGGCCACGGTGGCAACTGTTTTGCCTGCTTCACGGGCAAGTACCCCACCGGCGACGTGACCAAGTATCTGCGCCACATCCAGGAGGAGCGCCAGAGCCACCGCACCGACAAGAAAGGTCCTGATAACAATACAATGCCCTCCGTCAGCGCCAAAGCACCTGCACCCACGGAGCATTAATTCCTCGCCTGCTTGCTCTGAATGCCTATGAAACTGACTAGGCTCCTATTGTTGCCTTTGTTGCTGAGCACTAGTTTGCTTGTGCAGGCCCAACAAGGTGCTTCGTCAAGCAAAACCGGGGAAGGGAAGGTGCCTAAAGTGGAGGATGTGTTGCGTGGTTCAGTTAATCCTCGCTACAAGGTTCTAAAAGATGTTACCCTAGTGTATCGATATCAGCAGCCTGCCGACACCAGTATCAACCGCCCGGTACTTAGGCTGTTTCCTGGCACGCGGGTCTACATTCGGGACTATAAGGCACAGGGGTTTCTGATTGACTTTGGTAGTGGTGAGCTTTATTACCTGCCGGCGAAGTCAGTAGAAGGCTTGCCAACACATGTTGAACTCTAAACCACTCTCCTGAGCTTACTTCCGCTGTTACATCTTCGTCAATAGCCCAGAAAGTAAGGTTACTACCATGAACAATACCCTCAAAGCCACCGCCGGTTATTCCATCGAAGAAGGCAACGCCGCTTCTAAAAATGCCTACCACTGGGCTCAGAAAACCTTCTCGACCCGTGCCGGCAAGCCCGGTGAGCCAGCCCAGGATCTGGCGGGCGGCTTCTCCAACGAAATCCGGTTTGGTAGTGAGCGACTGGGCATCGGCTCCGACGGCATCGGGACGAAGATTGAGGTAGCCGAGCGCCTGGACCGCTACGACACGCTGGGCTACGACCTGATTGCCATGGTGGCCGACGACCTCATTGTGGCCGGCTTCGTGCCCACCAACCTCTCCAATATCATCGACGTGAATACGCTCAACTACGAGGTAGTAGATGAGCTCATGCGCGGCCTGCACGACGCGGCCCAGTTCAGCCAGATTGCCGTAACGGGTGGCGAAATTGCCGAGCTGGGTAACCGCATTGGGGGCTACCCCGGCGCTAAAATGAACTTCAACTGGTGCTCAACGGCCGTGGGCGTGCTACACCCCAGCCTAGAGCGGCCCCTAAGCGGCGCCAACGTGCGCGCCGGGCAGGCCGTGGTAGCGCTTCGCTCACCTTCCTTCCGCTCCAACGGCTACTCCCTGGCCCGCCGCGCCCTCACCAAAGCCTTCGGTGAAAAGTGGCACGAAGCACCTTACGAGGCAGCAGAAGGAAACGAAGCAGGCAGTCAGCAGTTGACCGCCAGCAACGCCAAAACCTGGGGCGAAGTCATGCTGGCGCCCTCCCTGATTTTCTCGCCTGGTGTGGCGGCCGTGCTGGATGCCGGCCTGCCCCTGCACGCGGCCGCCCACATCACGGGCGGCGGCATTGCCGACAACTTCAAGCGCGTGCTTAAGAATGGGGTAGGAGCGGAGCTGACCAACCTGTTCGAGCCCCTGCCCGCCATGCAGCAACTGGCCGAGCTGGCCGGCATCACGCCCCAGGAAGCCTACCTCTACTGGAACATGGGCAACGGCATGCTCCTCGTCACCAACGAAGCCCAGGCCGAAGCCGTAGCTGAAACCCTACGCAACCACGGCTACCAGGCCCAGGTGGCGGGCCACATCACCCCGGAGCCCGGCGTTACACTGCATGTCGGTGCGGGTGAGCTGCGCTACGAGGGGTAAGCTTTCTATTCCAGAATAAGAAAGAGCGTCCTGCTGAGCTTGTCGAAGCATCTCTACCGCGCCGTATGGTTCGGTAGAGGTGCTTCGGCAAGCTCAGCAGGACGCTCTTTTTAGAGTTGGATGTTACTGCGTTTCTTATGCCGCAACCGGCTCAATATCAAACCCCGCCTGCGATACGGACTTCATAATCAGCTCCGGAATGGGGTTTTCGCCTTCCACCGTGAGGATTTTTTCGGGGCTGTTTGTGTCTACGCTCCACTTTTCCACGCTGGCTTCAGCGTCGAGGAAGGGCGTGACGGCGCGCACGCAGTTAGCGCAGTTGATGCTGGTCTTGAATTTCAGAGTTGACATGATGGGTAACGGTTGGAGCCGCAGTGGCAGGTAGGAAAATTGCCAGCGGCGGGTGAGTTGCTGTAACAACGGATACAGAGCAAAAGTAGCTGCTGGTACAGTCCTGGCAGGTATAGGCTTTTGACGAAGGAGTGCAGAGTTTTGCCTTATTTCAGGGCCTATATCATATCCTGGCATGAAGCGATACTTTATCAACCAAGAAGGAGAGGCCAACAAATTCTGGAATATCGAAATTGACGGTTCAGCCTATACCGTGACCTTCGGTAAGGTTGGAACGAAAGGTCGGGAAAGCCACAAGGTATTCAGTGATGCTTCTGTCTGTGCAGTGGAAGTGGCAAAGCTAATGCAAGAGAAGCAGCGTAAGGGCTATCAGGAAATAGAAGGAAATGCGCCTGTTCCTGAAAAAAAGGCAGCTGCGTATCGACCAATGGACGAGGCGCTGTTCTGGGAGATTTTAGATTTATTGAATTGGAAGAAAGCTGGCAATGATGACGCAGTGCTGCTGCCGGCCGAAAAACGCTTAGCCGCGCTACCTCTAGAGGATATTTTCGCTTTCGAAGACATCTTGGCCGATAAACTCTATCAGCTAGATGGCGAGAAGTATGCCGCAGCCTGTTATCCAGGAGAGGATATCCGGGCTATTTCAAGTGATTCTTTTCTCTATGATAGGTGCAGTGTACTTTGTAATGGCCCCGGTTTCTACGACGCCGTTCTGCAAGACCCTTCTAAATGGCCTATTGGGTTAGAGTTCGAAAGCCTTCTGTTCTTAGCAGGCAAAGCGTACACCCGAAAAACTAAGCAAGAAGATTTCCCGCATAGCACCCGCGTTTCCTATGAAACCGGAAGTAATACGGCTGGGTGGCCTTCCACATGATAAGTTACCCACCTGATTTACGCCGGCCGCAGCGGGCGTTTCTCCAGAATCAGGTTGGTGCGGAAGGTGTTCAGGGTTTCCTCCAGGCCTACGGGGTAGGTGTGGGGGTTGAGGAAACGGCGGATGCTGGGGTCGAGGCTGAGGACTTCACGATGGGCGCGGTTGCGGCTTTCCTGTAGGGTAGGCAGCTGGTGTACCAGTTCGCCGCGGCGGAAAATGGGTTCCAGCAGCTCCCGGTAGGTAGCATCGGGGCGCACGGGGCGGCGCCGGGTAGCATCCACGGGGTCGATGATGGTGAGGCGCTCGGGCAGGGGCTCAGCGGTGTTGTAGAGCATGTCGGCGCGGGGCTGCCCATGTTCGTTTTCGTAGCGACGCACCTGCAGAATACCGGGGATGCTGGTTTTGGCCAGCTGCTCCGAGAGCTTGATAGTGAAGTCCCAGCCCGAGTCGTCGGATTTGCGCAGGGCGGCCATCTTGTACACCCCACCCAGGGCGGGCTGGTCGTAGGCGGTTACTAGCTGCGTGCCAATGCCCCAGGTATCAATTTTGGCGCCTTGTAGCTTAAGACTTGTGATGAGGTTTTCTTCCAGGTCGTTGCTGGCCACGATGCGTACGTTCTCGAAGCCGGCCTCATTTAGCAAGGCCCGGGCTTCGCGGCTGAGGTAGGCCAGGTCACCGGAGTCGAGGCGGATGCCACCCAGCTCGTGGCCGTTGGTGCGTAGCTCACGGGCTACTTTAATGGCGTGGCGCACGCCTTCCAGCGTGTCGTAGGTATCTACCAGGAATACGGAGTCGTCGGGGAAAGCCTTGGCGTAGGCCGTGAAGGCCTCTACCTCATCCTCGAAGGCCATAACCCAGCTGTGGGCGTGGGTGCCCTTTACCGGGATGTTGAAGCGCTGCCCGGCCAGTACGTTGGAGGTAGCATCGACCCCGCCCAGGTAGGCGGCGCGACTGGCGCTCAGGCCCCCATCGAAGCCCTGGGCGCGGCGCAGCCCAAACTCCAGTACCGTATCGGAGCCGGCCGCCTCCCGAATGCGGGAGGCTTTGGTGGCAATCAGGGTCTGGAAATTGACGAGCGTAAGCAAGGCTGTTTCTACCAGTTGCGCCTGCAGCAGCGGGCCCTGCACCCGAATCAGAGGCTCGTTGGCAAACACCACCGTGCCCTCGGCAATGGCGTCCACGTCGCAGGTAAACTTCAGCTCGCGCAGATAGGCCAGGAACTCCTGCGGGAACATGGCCCCACCCTTGGCGCTCTTCAGGCTGCCCAGATAAGCGAGGTCGTCGTCGGAGAAGCGCAGGTTCTCCAGAAAATCGACGGCGTAGGCCAGGCCGGCCGCTACGGCGTAGCCCCCGCTGAAGGGCGGGCGGCGGAAGTAGAGGTGAAACACGGCCTCGCGGTCCTGCATACCCTGTTGCCAGTAGCCATAGGCCATGGTAACCTGATAGAGGTCGGTGAGGAGGCTGAGCGAAGGGGCATACAGGCCGGAAAGCGGAGCAGAGTTCATGCAAAGCAACGGTTGAGACGCCGTAGCTTACGCAGAATATTTGGATCCGTCGGTGCTTTGCTCGGGCATGCGGCCCAGATAGGTACCGACACGCCCTTGCCGACTCCCGAAGATACCCAGGCTTAGAACTGCCGGGCCTGATGGAGACTAGCTACTTGGCGTGGCCGTGCGGGAGTACGTGTTTTTGCGGATAGGCGCTACTAATGAGAAAGTGGAAGCTGGGTGCGGCAGTAGCGCTCCGCATCGAGCAGAGACGGTACCACCGGCGGGCAAAGGGCGGCAGGCAGGCGGGTAAGCAACTGGCCGGCCGAGTCGCCGAGGTGGCAGAGCACCAGCGGAATCTGGCGTTCCTGCAGCCGCCGGTAGTAGCGCACCAGCACGCGCAGGGTGGCAAAGGAAAGGTTGTGCAAATGGCTGCAGTCAATCCAGATGCTGGGCTTGCCACTGCGGCTGGCGTGCCGCAGCGCGTAAGAAAGCTCCGCCCCTCCCGTCGGCTCATCATCATCAGCCAGAATCAGCAGGTAGCTTTCTGGCAATATCTCGCGGTACACTTCCATGGGCAGCACACTAGCTAAAAAATGAAGCAACCAGCGCTAAAAAAGCATTAAGGCGTTTTCAGCAAACTGTTTACAGCTTCGGAAAAAGTATTCAAATATACGGTGGGTAGCAAGTAGGGTAATGGGGTAAAACACTGATTTATAAGTAGGTGAATACACGTAGCGCGCTGCGTGCCGGTAATCTCCACCAGGTTGCGGCGGTGCGGAGGGTGCCGCTACAACGGCCGTGTGCTACCCTTTGCAGCAGCCTTCAGCTTACTTATTGCGTAGTATTGCCGGGCCGCAGGAGCGCGGTTCCGTACTGCTGAGTTTGAACCGACCCTCTCTATGATTCGCGTAATGCTTGCTGATGACCACGCCATTCTGCGGGAAGGCATTCGGGCCATCCTGTCACAGGAGCCCGATATGCAGGTGGTGGGTGAGGCTGAAAATGGGCAGGCGTTGCTGGAGCTGCTGGCCGTTATTCCGGCCAACGTCGTGCTCATGGACGTGAATATGCCCGTGCTGGATGGCTTCGCGACGATGGGCATCCTGCGCAGCCGCTTTCCCGAAGTGCGCGTGCTGGTACTCTCCATGCTCGACCACGAAAACTACGTGTACCGGATGCTGCAGGCCGGGGCCCTGGGCTACGTGCTCAAAACCTCCGACACCACCGAAATTACCTATGCCATTCGCACGGTGGCGGCGGGCCGGCAGTTTCTGTGCACCGAAATCGGCCTGAACCTGTTGTACCGCTCCGTGCAGCGCCCATCGGCGGTCCCTGAAGCAACTGAAGCCCTGCCGGCCTACAGCATGGCCTTGCACCGCAGTGATGCCATTGATCTATCGGGGCGGGAAATGGAGGTGCTGAAGCTGATTGCCGAAGGCCTGACCAACGCCGAGATTGCCGAGCAGCTGTTTGCCAGCAAGCGCACCATTGAAACCCACCGCCAGAACATCATCGAGAAAACCCAGGCTAAAAACACGGCCGCCCTCATCCGCTACGCCATGAGCCACGGGCTGATAGAGTAGCGGTAAAGTGGTGAATGAGTGATTGAGCGGATTTGATGTTCTGACAGCGCAAATCCCATGTTAAACTCACTCAATCACTCTTTCACTATTTCACCTCTTGTAGCCGCGGCGGGAATCGAACCCACATCTAAAGTTTAGGAAACCCTTATTCTATCCGTTGAACTACGCAGCCAGTAGTTGGGCACTGGCACAAAGTTACGCCGAAAGCAGCGCCTCCCCAAACCCGTGGGAGCCATGGCTATGCACAGCTGCCCCGCGTAGCCTATCTTGTTTTGTCCTCACTGTTTTTCTTTTCAGGCTTCATGGGTTTACTGGACGACTTGCGGGCTGACCGGCGGGTAGCGGGCACGGGGCCGCATCCTGGCCCCGATAAACAAGTGCCCGCGCTGCTGCTGATACCGGATATCAGTGGCTTTACGCGCTTTATTGAGGAATCGGGGAGCCCGCAGGCCCCGTTTCTGGTGGCTGATCTGCTGGAAATTCTCATCGAAGCCAACACCCTGGGTCTGCAGGTAAATGAAATCCAGGGCGACGCCGTGCTGTTTTACCGGCTGGGGCCGCCGCCGCCGGTAGCCGAGCTGGTGCGCCAGTGCCGCCGCATCTACCTCGATTTTCAGAACTACCTGCGCCTGGTGGCACGCGACACGGGCTCGGAGCTGGCCGCTGCCCTGCACGAACTGGCCCTGACCCTTAAAATTGTGGTGCACTACGGGCGGGTGAGCGTGGCCCGCATTCGGGAGTACACCAAGCTGATGGGCCGCGACGTGATTGTGGTGCACCGCCTGCTCAAAAACAACGTCACGGGCTCGGAGTACGTGCTGCTCTCGGCGGGCTACGTAGCTACCCAAAGCCCCGCCGCCCTGGCCCAGGCTTTTTCCTGGACGCGCCTGCTGCCCGGCGCCACGTACTACGAGTACCTGGGCGAAACACCCTACCACTACGCCAGCCTCTCGCCCCTGCGCCTGCTGCTGAGCACCCCGGAAATTGACGACGACGTGCCCCCGGGCCGTGGTTGCGCCCTGAAGGTGCGGCGGGCCCTGCGCATTCCGGCTCCGTATGCCCTGCGCGTTATCACCAACTTCCGCCTGCGCCCCCGCTGGATGGAGGGCGCCACCTCCGTACACTATGACGTAACCAAGGTCGGCCGCCTGGGCACCAGCTACAAGGTGGATGTGTTTGGGGGCCAGATTGATTTTCAGGCCGTGCAGCAGTTCGAGGATGAAGATGGGCGCCTGGAGTACGTGGAGAAGATTTCGCACTTCCGGCTTTTTCCGAATACTCTGCTGTTCTATTCTATTGAGGCTGTAACCGCCCATGCGTGCCTTGTGACCATGGAGCTGCGCTACGGCCACATTGCCAGCGCCAGCCGCGTTATCCGGTTCGGGCAGCTGCGGCGTTTGCACCGGTTTCTGGGCCGCTCCATGCGCGGGCTTGCGCAACTGGCGGAGCCGGCCCTGAAGTAGAAGGAAAGCAGTGGCATGGCAAGCCCGGCCCGGCTGCCCGCGCTGCCCGAAACCCTGCCCCCTGATAAGTAACAAGCCCTTCCCACCAGCATAGGAGGGAAGGGCTTGTTGTGTTTTTAAGGCTTCAGGGCAGAAGGGAGGGTAGCCCGCTCAGGCTGCAGCCTCCTTATAACTTAGACACCACTACAGCCGCTATACTTTGTACAGGAGCGCGATACCGAAGGACAGGGCCGTAAGAATAAGGCCCACCATGAAAATGGTGTAGCTCAGGCGCAGCAATCGGTACTTCTTCGTGAGCACGTCG is a genomic window containing:
- a CDS encoding DUF2652 domain-containing protein, whose protein sequence is MGLLDDLRADRRVAGTGPHPGPDKQVPALLLIPDISGFTRFIEESGSPQAPFLVADLLEILIEANTLGLQVNEIQGDAVLFYRLGPPPPVAELVRQCRRIYLDFQNYLRLVARDTGSELAAALHELALTLKIVVHYGRVSVARIREYTKLMGRDVIVVHRLLKNNVTGSEYVLLSAGYVATQSPAALAQAFSWTRLLPGATYYEYLGETPYHYASLSPLRLLLSTPEIDDDVPPGRGCALKVRRALRIPAPYALRVITNFRLRPRWMEGATSVHYDVTKVGRLGTSYKVDVFGGQIDFQAVQQFEDEDGRLEYVEKISHFRLFPNTLLFYSIEAVTAHACLVTMELRYGHIASASRVIRFGQLRRLHRFLGRSMRGLAQLAEPALK